Genomic segment of Denticeps clupeoides chromosome 13, fDenClu1.1, whole genome shotgun sequence:
ggaggagcgACGAAACATGTTCTTATGCTCTGTATTGGGAGAATAGGTACTGAAGAGCCCAAAATTGTACGTTTATTTAAaggtttatttttccatttttggcCTTTGAGGTTCAGGCACAGCAGATACAACCTTCTTTTACCTATGAGTCAGGTATGAAGCCTTTATACATCAATGCAACGTTGGCCTTGCAATTTACtacttttttctgtattttacatGGGCAGCCTGCTTACTTCAGTGCTTAATTGAAAGCTTTTCTTGTCATGTAAGAAGTCAGCAACACCCACCACACAAAACTggctattttaaataaataaatggcaaaaagtgtctgaggtgccactgagcaaagcagcatcCCCACTCAccgctccctgggcacctttcctGGCTggccattgctcactaagggtgatggttacatgaagaggacacattttgttgtgtctccatgtgctgtgctatacCATATTTGGATTTAGCACCACCCCTATTACACGCAACACTCGATATAATGCAAACCCTTacaggtgctttttttttttttcttttctccccacCCCTCTCTCCAGGCTGTCCATCCTGGCTATGGCTTCCTATCAGAAAATACAGAATTTGCTGAACTCTGCAAGCAAGAAGGCATCATCTTCATTGGCCCTCCGTCATCAGCCATTCGAGACATGGGTATCAAAAGGTAACTTGAACATGTGATAAATGTTGACCTGGCACCTGAGATCAATAAATATCTAATATTCTCCTTTAAATCAGCACATCCAAACACATCATGTCAGCAGCAGGGGTTCCCATAATTGAAGGTTACCATGGAGAAGACCAATCAGACGAGAAACTTCAAGCTGAAGCTGCAAGAATCGGCTACCCCGTTATGATCAAAGCAGTCCGGGGGGGTGGTGGAAAGGTAGACAGCAGTCATCAAAGGCGCGAATAACTACAGCAGCAGGCTTCTGCTACTGACCTGTCAGAATGTCCGTTTCATCTGGCTGTGTACCTTCGTTATAGGGAATGCGTATTGCACGCTCCGAGGCAGACTTCCATGAGCAGCTTGAGTCGGCGCGCCGCGAGGCGCGAAAGTCTTTCAATGATGATGTCATGCTTATAGAAAAGTTTGTGGAGAACCCGAGGTAGGCCATGTACTCTTTAAACCTTTGGGAAATTATAGCCTTGAAGTTGTTTGCTGGTTTTCTTAGTACCTTCCTATCCTGACCAGGCATGTGGAGGTGCAGGTCTTTGGAGACCACCATGGGAATGCCGTATACCTGTTTGAGAGGGACTGCAGTGTACAGAGAAGGCACCAGAAGATCATAGAGGAAGCCCCTGGGGTAATGGCAGTTAATTGGGTTATTAATCAAATTTATCAGTATTTCATGTATGGGTTGCCCACATATATTAATTTATGTGGGCAAAATAGGTTTTGGGATGAACCTGCTGTCACAGCTTCATTCAGTTTGGTGACTGGCTTCCCAGCCTGTGCATGTGATGTTGGCACTTGTTCCTACAGCCTGGCATTAGTCCTGAGGTGAGGCGGAAACTTGGAGAAGCTGCAGTTCGGGCCGCTAAGGCTGTGAACTATGTGGGAGCAGGTGAGAGGCCTGATTTATGGACTGGGTGGGTGTCAGAGGGCCCATAGCTAATTCATACACAAATAAATGatctgatctgtgtgtgtgtgcaggcacaGTGGAGTTCATCATGGATGCTCAGCACAACTTTTACTTCATGGAAATGAACACTCGCCTTCAGGTTGAACATCCGGTGTCTGAAATGATCACTGGTACAGACCTGGTGGAATGGCAGCTGAGGGTGAGACAGTAGGGGTTATGTTCCCCTCCTATGTGTCCATGTGCAACAGAGCAGAATCGTTCAAAAAAATGCTATATACCAGAAGTTATTACAGAGGTGTGGGACCAGAGGGAATCAGAAACATCCACACTGAAGACCCACACAGTTAAAATGATCACTGCTGAGTAGATGGTTGTACAGAAGCAGGGTTAGAGTAGGGCTGGGTGATTAGACTGTTTTGATTGACGATCAGCCTTGGGCATTTTTCACGATAAAAAAGGCATACATtagcatattttgtgtgtgtctttgttcctTTTAATATCCAAAGTCTCCCTGACGTTCTGGGAATCATACACATATTGAAGGCAGCTCCATGATGCctgcaaaatgcataaaatatccCATAATTAGATCATGTACAATAGTGTTCTTATCTAGAAAAGGGAGGCCAGCTGAAAAGTTCGGGAACCACTGGCGTAATGCTAGCAAACAGCAAAATGGAACCAAGGAGGTCAGTGACAGTCATGGTTTCATATGTTAATGGACTGTTTATTAGCTCTGCTGTCTTTGGTTTCGGTCTGGAAatatcagagaaaaaaaaaaagaaaaatggtagAGTTTTCTatgtctggggcagtggtgggatcagaaggttgccagttccaatcccggtccgccaaggtgccactgagcaaagcaccgtcccctcatggctgcccactgctcaccaagggtgatgggtaatagcagaggacacatttagttgtgtgcaatgtttcacaatgacaatcccttcactttcaccttcattaAGATGACTAGTGATGTTCAGAATATGGCCGCTAGAGGGCAATGTCTACCCAGTGTCTGTCCACGATGATCAAGGTTTATGAAGTTTCTACTCTGTTCTTCTGTGTTGATGTGATGTGTAGGTAGCGGCTGGAGAGAAGTTGCCCCTCAGCCAAGAGGAGATTGTCCTGAAGGGTCACTCCTTTGAGGCTCGTATCTATGCTGAGGACCCGAGCAACGACTTCCTGCCTGGTGCAGGGCCACTGTTGCACCTGTCCACCCCTCAGGGGGATGAGGTCACACGTATTGAGACTGGGGTTAGAGAAGGTGAGTGTCTCTCTTTGGCACTGACAATTCTGTGAAATCATTGACTAATCTTATTTAAATGTCCTCTCTCAGGAGACGAGGTGTCTGTACATTATGACCCCATGATCGCCAAGCTGGTGGTGTGGGGAGAGGACCGCTCAGCTGCTCTGAAGAGGCTGAGATACTGCCTGCTCCAGTACAACGTAAGCCGGTGTAGCCGTGTCTCCAgtcggctactaccaccactaggctactagggtggtagtagcctagtgggtaacacacttgcctatgaaccagaagacccgggttcgaatcccacttactacccttgtgtccctgtaatactgattgtaagtcgctctggataagggtgtctgataaatgctgtaaatgtaaatgtttagaaTCCAGTTTATAGTGGGGTTGTGGATTTGCCAACCGCTAATAAATAAGAGTGAAAAGTAACTTTCTTTCTCATAGTCATGCTGATGACTTTAAGAGATGATTCATTGTATCCTGATCTGTACAGTTTTGTTGTTAATGCTGTCTAGGGCCCAAGTCCTGTTGGATTGAAAGAGCTCAAAGTCCCCTTCCAGCCCATAAAATACACAGAGCAGAACAGGTTAACTGAGGGGAAAGAACGACAGTGAACAGATTTAGCATGCAGAACGTAGCCTACAGCACCGCCAGGTTCGCCAGTTGGTCTTATAGACAGTGTGTGAGGGGTAAATGCCATGGCCAAAGGTAACTGAACCTGTACAgttaccaattttttttatattcccttAACTCACACCCCATGTTGAAATAGTAGCTTTACTATGGCAATACATTCATACAAATTGATAAATTTTATGAGTGTGAATATATTGTTCAAAAGTAGGGGACacgaataaaaaataaaataaataatttatttatttatcaaagTATAAGACcatatggatttttttatgatattcTGTTGTTCCAGTTGTATAAAATGATGTTCACTGTGGTTGCAGTGATGCTGAATTGTACAGCAGCCAAGAAGTGGAAAGTTGGCACTGACAAAAAGAGCTTCTGTGGCCCAGCAGGAAGCTGAAGTTAAAGACACCCAcagcatgtgtgtatttgtgatgAGGCTTATGTCTCTCCTTTTTGGACCGCCAGATCGTCGGCCTCAACACAAACATCGACTTCCTGCTGAGCCTGTCGTGCCACCCAGAGTTTGAGGCGGGCAACGTGCACACCAGCTTCATTCCTCAGCACTACGACCAGCTTTTCCCCGGCCCCCGTGCCCCCTCCTGCGAAGTGCTCTGCCAGGCAGCCCTTGCACTGGTGCTGCGAGAGAAAATGAGCACAGAGGACTTCAGGGCTCAGAGCGCTGGTGAGCACACTCACAATATTACTGTCACAAGTGTACCCAGTGATAAACAAGTTCCAGGAGCAACAATAATATGAAATGCCTTGCTCATTTTTATGGGTTGtgatttagggtggtagtagcctagtgggtaacacactcgcctaagaaccagaagacctgggttcgaatcccacttactaccattgtgtccctgagcaagacacttaaccataagttgctccagggggactgtccctgtaactactgattgtaagtcgctctggataagggcgtctgataaatgctgtaaatgtaaatgtaaatttcttaAAACAACAAAGTGAAAAATTATCACCAAAAAGTCTAATGCTGAATGCCGAGATTCTCCCACTCAGTTCGGTGTCGGTCTGAACCACCAACTGTAATTAAGAACTTCTAGTGACTGGGTGCAGTACAGGCTCATCTTGGCTCATGTTCTCACAGGCCAGTCAACCATTTCGATTGCACTGTATTTTCTCAGTTTAATGGCGATTTCATTTGTCAACCAAATCTGCCCGAGAAATAGAAATATTgacctgttaaaaaaaaaaattatgcattttctCTTCAAATTCAAATACTGAAATAATATTTAGTTATATAACCTTTGTTTTTGCATCTGCATTGCAtagtcaatcaacttctggcacctttaaacagtttttttcacagaaTTAATTTCTAAATTCCAGACGCCTagtttgaactttttttttttttttttttcccaatgaaAGAGGCAGTTGAACAAGTGCCTTATTCACCTTGTTTCCTCATTTTACTGATGCTGTAAATTAAGCTTGTTTAGACAATTTATAAATTTGTATCCATATGTGTACCCAAATATAGGTTTTCACCCATCTGCAGGCCAtcctttattaataattaatgttcatatttatgaCTGTTATAATATGTGTTAATGGGCAGTAAATAACAATGAAGAAGGGGTGTGTCGGAAACATGAATGGTTGCTTCAGAATTTagtgatggggcagtggtggccttacgaggggcagtggtggcctcgcggttaaggaagtggccccgtaatcagaaggttaccggttcgaatcccgatctgccaaggtgcccctgagcaaagcaccgtccccacgcactgctacccaggcacctgtcatggctgcccactgctcactcagggtgatgggttaaatgcagaggacaaaattcactgtgtgcaccatgtgctgtgctgctgtgtatcacatgtgacaatcacttcactttactttagtttCAGGTTGCCACTTCCCTGCAGTGCACAAACTCAAAGAAAGATGGCAGTGTCGATCCTCTAATGTACAATGTTTTCTAGTCCCTTGTTTTAAGTGAAACACCTGTGTGTAAGTTATTTATTGTTTCCTGTTCTAGACCCGTTCTCCCCGTTCGCCTTAAGTAATGGGAGACGCCTGAACGTGCTGTACAACAGGAACCTGACCCTGCAGATGGGCCAAAACAGTGAGTAAAGAGAgggcaaaataaagaaatactgcATAGTTTGCAACACCTCCAACTCGAGAAGCTCAcctgggagtttttttttttttttttactttatgcgTTCTGTGATAATGGCTCTTTAAATTCTGTGGgttgacatcttttttttttttttgtgatatgtGGATATACCGTCTAAGCACTGTGGTATCATCTTGTTCAAGTAATGTAATATGTTGtatgattcatatttttttatagaaaacaaataataataaaacatgattCTTTTGTTGTATAAAATTAGCAGAAAACCATGTTCAGTAAATGAAGACGCTGCTCACTTTGGCCCACATGTCAGGCCTGAGAAATAACATGATCTGAAAAAGGGAAATTTCCTCTGCATAATGCATGAGGTCTAATGCACAGACATTGATCATGAGAGATCACTGGTCAGAACAAGTCCAAATATAGCTGAGATGAGGAATCGTGAAGGATGCATGTCTGAAAAGGGCTGTGATCTTTCTCTCACAGAGGTGGACGTAGCTGTTACATATAATCCAGATGGGACCTACACAATGGAGGTAAATTATAGGTGCTTTTGGGCCATAATATTGCAAATGACTGCATCATAATGTAGCCCACTGGCATAAATACCTTGGTCAGTAAATGATGATTATGCCTGTATAACATGTATGTTATTGCTCTGTTTGTAGACTGAAggaaagttgctccaggtgtcTGGGCAGATGCAGATAGATGGGGGCGCAACGTACCTGAGCTGTTCCATCAATGGGGTGCTTACTCGGCCCAAGATGGTCATCCTGGACAACAATGTTCACCTCTTCTCTATGGTCTGtggattttttgtttgttttgttcttagAAATTAAGTCTTTAAACTtactttccccccccccctttctttttatttctttctttccctttttagGAGGGCAGTGCTGAAGTGTCTGTGCCTGTGCCCAAGTTCTTGGCAGGCATCAGCGGTGCTTCAGCCCAGGGTGGGGCAGTGGCACCTATGACGGGCACCATTGAGAAGGTAGCagatttaatgttttataaaatatatatttttacgtTTCTAAGTGGCAAAGTTCTAACCATCAGAGCAAACATGTTGCTATTTACAGCATATTCAGTAGTGACTTTAGCACTGAACAGATACAAATGTGCATCCTGTTGCTACGTGGCTCATTATACAGTTTCATTTTTAGACAAGGTTTTCATTTGTTAGAATGGCAGTCACTGTCTAATTGTGTGCATTTAAACTCTTCTAAACAAAAATGCTTGCCTCAGGTGCTGGTGAAGGCAGGGGACACAGTGCAGAAGGGAGACGCCCTGGTGGTGATGATCGCCATGAAAATGGAGGTGAGCTTGTGCCTCACTCTGCATAGTCGCGGACTGGGCCTGCAACTAGAGCGCCAGCTCTGCTCGATCAAGCGGCGAAAGCAGGCACTTTGTCCGACATTGATGGTCATAAACTGCTTTAGTCCTGTTCGCGCTTAACATGGTCAGATGGCACTTAACATTCATTCATATCCCCACTTttattcctctttgcagcataCCATACGTGCCCCCAAAGCAGGAGTCATAAAAAAGGTCTTTTTCACGGAAGGATCTCAAGCCAACCGGCACGCTGCTTTAGTGGAGCTGGAAGAAGAGGAGGCCAGTTCCGAATAAACTTCAGCACTGAGACATTAGGAGAGACTAATTTATAAATGATCTGTGGCTGGGTCATGATGGAAGGGCTGGTAAAACACTACAGCAGTTTGCCAGACAGTGTACTGTTGCCTTTGAGGTCCCAGATTTTAGCCTTGATTTTATCAGAGCATTTTTCCAAGTTTTTTTCCACTGCATTAGACATCTTACACCAACTGTCAATCATTCAAAtgcttgcttgttttttttcccgtaCTTCTTTGCCCTTGCGTTTTGCCTCAATGAGCCTTTGTACTGAGAACGTGGCGGTCATGCTTGGCATCTGAGTAAGTTTAACACCTTCGTGTTGAACGTCTATGTACTGTGGTTTCACCTCGAATATGTAGTTCCCTGTGTCATGTAGTGTGATAAAGTGTCAACAGCTCTGATCAGCTGATGAGTGGGGGAGGGTTGGAATAAAAGCACTTGTGTTAGAACAAAGGATGATCATGAAattatttgtcattgtcataaaaataaacatatgaaGTTCCCTTAAGTTATAcccaataaagtttttttttttgtattctccTCATCTGTACAGAGTTAATACAATGCAAACATTAAATAGTGTTTATAAAAGGAAGTCATTTAGAGGTGGGGATCTCAACAGAAAGCAGAAGATGAAGTTCTGTTTTGATTAAAAACATTGTGCgactgataatttttttatctttaatgaGATTTAATTTAGCTGTCGAGATTGCAAAGCCAAAGTAAGCATACTGAGTGCTTCTGGCATGGCGGACACACAGATCATGagcatttttttgcataatttgaATATAAAACCAACTGACTACTTCACATGTGCACACTTGTTCAGAAGCCTTGGGGCTATCCTGACATGGCCCTTAATTCCCAGGGCGCTTTCTATATTCCCATGACTCATGCCCCACTGACAAGTTGTTCCAGTCCTTTTCAGGAGCCAGCAGAGCGACACTCCCCCCGAGCTGTTCTTTTTCCAGGAGACTCTGCTGCCCAGCATTTGAACAGCTGTCAAGGCCAAAGCGGCTATCGCGGCTAAACAGAAACAGACTGTAGTGGGGCTCAGGCAGTCCCAGAAGCTGGATCCTCTTGCAGCTTTAATGAGAACAGTTACTAACTGTCAAGCAAAAATAGGTCTATGTAAACACAGAATTAATACTATCATTGAGGGCCCATATATTACTACTTACATCCTTGCAAACCTGATATTAATGTAACCGTTCAGGACAACTGTTCATGCTAGAATGGATCAGAGCTGTTTTGTCTGTACAGGTCTTTCTGCACCTTTAAGTCACCACAGAGGATTCCTCTTTAATATTTTCTAAGGGGAATGAACGTAAACCATAAATGCATGACCATGCACAAGTGTTCGACGTCTTATGAGTAACTACAGCTGATTTTCCCACAGAACAGATTCTTCTCAGGAGGACAGAATGTGATGACTACAAAGGGACAGGTCtgcacttgaaagtgaaagtcattgtgatacacagcacacggtgcacacatcaCGCttaggagcagtgtgtgggaatggtgctttgctcatgggcaccttggtggattgggattcgaacggTCAatcttttgattacggggccgcttccctgCCTATAGAACTACCACCATTGAACTATTGCCTTATGCTGGATCATGACAGAGATCTGAAGAAGGCCTTATATTAAAGTGCAAATCTGGTTAGTTTTAGATTAATTTTGAGGTTCCTTATTGGGTTGTGTTGATCATTTTTGGCCAACTTGTGgatcttcctgttttttttttttttaaaaaacagttcTGAAGTAACCCTGAAAGACTTCACTAAATTATCAAAGTAAAATTTTATCAAATGTTGAATCCCCCCCACGAATCCAACAGCAAAAATGAATCCCATGACATAATGCTGCTGGCAGCAGTCTTTGCAATTGGCATTGTGAAATGTCATGCTGCTTTCCCATTAATAGCTTCTCCCTTTTCTACTGGGAACCGTGTAACATCTGCCAAAGGCCACTTGTGGTAACCACCCTTATATGTAATCAAACAGATTCTtagaatcaatttttttaaataaaataaaaacataaaaacaaggaTCACCTTctttaaaaacagatttattcaGTAAATATAACTTTTCATAAACATCAGCAATCCAACACTTTCAATGTCAGGAGCATACAATTACAGTAACAGACCTTAATTTATTCCCCCTCAAACATTTGAAACAAACGAAACAAAAACTGATGGTGCATCCACGCAAAGTATTCCCAGATCTATTTATTGCTAATGGGTCACCCAGGGAAGGCatttaacattatatatattatatataatcaaAATGTTGCCACCCAATGACCAATTTAATTCTTGACATCACTGGAACCAACTGACAAACCCTGGGACATAACAGATGCGCAACTTCAAAACGTACCTTCAAGGTTGAAGTACATCAACTCATCTTAAAAATGGCCCATTAACCAGCACTTCACACGCCTGGGACCATAATCAATGCTTCATTATTTCACGTGTCTTCTATAGAGAAACATACTACAGCTTCCAGATTTTCTTGGGTTTTCCTGGTCAAAAACCAGAAATGCATCAGAGTTCCAGGGATCTGGTTGTCTCTGGCCACGGATCAACACCTTGGAGCCTGGCTGATTGAAGGATTATAACATGCATTCTGATATGTCACTTTAAAACGGTTGTCTGAATGACAATCAACAACAAGATTTCCTGTGTGGTGGCAACCCAAGGCCTCTCAAGGTCCGCATTCTCTCCGTGAGATGAACGAAAAAAAATGCCAAACAGAACAAACATCAACAAGTGGTTAGTCACACAAGAACACAAAATGCCGCACAGCAACGAGATGTTAACTGAATGATGACATACAATGGAAGGAAGAATGCACTGTACAAAAACAAAGCCactacatttatatatatttatacttatAAAAGACTCAAGGTGCAGGCCACAAGTTCTAGGTCCATAGTTAGGATGAtatgtggagtttttttttttaagagggaCATTCTTCCATCGATGTGTCCCTGTACACCAACATGTGCATATGGTGCACAGGGTCAGTTAGGGGTACATGGGGATGTGGCCAAGAAAGTCACCCAGTCAAGTGCTAATGTTTACACTGCGCTCACATTTCATACCTTGAAAAATCAGGTA
This window contains:
- the mccc1 gene encoding methylcrotonoyl-CoA carboxylase subunit alpha, mitochondrial, whose product is MAAVLLKAQAHDGLRVLLRNQIWTKGSLRLASLSSARIEKVLIANRGEIACRVMRTARKMGVRSVAVYSEADRHAMHVAMADEAYHIGPAPSQQSYLCMEKVLEVAKRSSSQAVHPGYGFLSENTEFAELCKQEGIIFIGPPSSAIRDMGIKSTSKHIMSAAGVPIIEGYHGEDQSDEKLQAEAARIGYPVMIKAVRGGGGKGMRIARSEADFHEQLESARREARKSFNDDVMLIEKFVENPRHVEVQVFGDHHGNAVYLFERDCSVQRRHQKIIEEAPGPGISPEVRRKLGEAAVRAAKAVNYVGAGTVEFIMDAQHNFYFMEMNTRLQVEHPVSEMITGTDLVEWQLRVAAGEKLPLSQEEIVLKGHSFEARIYAEDPSNDFLPGAGPLLHLSTPQGDEVTRIETGVREGDEVSVHYDPMIAKLVVWGEDRSAALKRLRYCLLQYNIVGLNTNIDFLLSLSCHPEFEAGNVHTSFIPQHYDQLFPGPRAPSCEVLCQAALALVLREKMSTEDFRAQSADPFSPFALSNGRRLNVLYNRNLTLQMGQNKVDVAVTYNPDGTYTMETEGKLLQVSGQMQIDGGATYLSCSINGVLTRPKMVILDNNVHLFSMEGSAEVSVPVPKFLAGISGASAQGGAVAPMTGTIEKVLVKAGDTVQKGDALVVMIAMKMEHTIRAPKAGVIKKVFFTEGSQANRHAALVELEEEEASSE